gacggtgaacaacaaggaaggtggctatggctaacgaagagcggttgtttgaatcggcgttggcgtcaactttggaggagttggtgcttttctttgaaagttgagcaacacaatgcacttaagtaattcctttcgaagaaggatgtatttgccgttttgccgaccggatacggatatggtcgtagcgctggcctattgcatgcctctgcccgccccttggattaagcgaggtaaatggttcgattccagactatacatttcaatgatataggatggcccgccaggctaacatGTAACTGCTCATTCTGATGATATCTCCAACATGTAACTGCTCACTTTGGAGACATCTCCAACATGTAATTGCTCACTCTGATGACATCTCCAACATGTAACTGCTCACTCTGTGAAATGATACTTCTCTGTTACAGATCTTACATTTAGGAAAAAAGCAAAGTGTGTTTTCAAGCCTTAAGTCACTGACTTTCCTATTTTCCCTGTGTAGTTACAATGGTTTTTGTTCATTCTTAACTCATTTTAGCCCCTCAAATAAATAGACTAGATTAAAACAGAACATATTGAAAATAATGAATTTATTTATAAGGAATTAAACATACTAAGTATTATGGATAACCACGTGAACTCGTTACCCTTTTAACCATCAATTTGCATTCAATTCATACATGAGTCAGAATGACCATAGCCCATACAGTCTATGCCATAGCCGCCTGCCCCAGATGGACATGTGATGCTGCATGGAGCTGGGCAGTTACTCCTGTCTGTGGCTGAGAGGCTGGTCATCATGGGCTGAGACAATTCAATTCACATGCATCTCATTCTGTCCTGACATTTTAATGCTATAACTGCACTATACTACTGTACTAACTATAACTGGGATTTACCAATGAATTTATAATATAATTAGATATGTACAAAATATGTTAAATGTAAACAAAATATCCCTGTTTTTCAGAAATGGAATTATTGGAGATGTATTATTAATGTACATTTTACAAGATGACAGGATATAAAGCAAAACTTTGATGACCTTGTTATATGGTTTCACTGTGAGATACAAGACGTATCTGTTATGTTTGTGTCTTACAGTGGCTGTTTTATATCAGCTGGTGAATAACAGGAAGGTCTTTCTGGTGCATTTACCAAGCCTGTAGAAGGAGAAATGTCACTTGCGATGGATCACTTCCTCTGGTGTAATGGCAAATTCTATTGGATCGCTATCAATGCAAGGACACCCCCATCAGTTAGAATCAGGAGAAAGGCAAACTTTTATGTGTTCGGCTCAGTAAAGGCAAGATGGCAGTTATAAGATGAGATGAATGTACTACCTTCAGGGCTTCGTTGCCATGAGATACTGTCAcattaaatataaacatttttAAATGCTTTTGTCCTGACTCAAGCTGAGTCATTATTGATGACTGAATCATCACTGAATCATTATCATCATTTTAAGATTTCTGTATAATTCTGCTCATAATTCAGTTCTTATATTTCTTTTAGGCTTTCTTAGTACAGGGGATCAAGCTGCAAAAGGAAACTATGGATTACTTGATCAAATCCAGGCACTCAGATGGATAAAGGAAAACATTCAAGCTTTTAACGGTGATCCAAAGAGGGTGACAATATTTGGATCTGGAGCAGGAGCCTCTTGTGTCAGCTTGCTGACACTTTCACACTACTCAGAAGGTAGAATACAATGCTATATTACAATCAATTTAGACTCATATACACGTACCCACATATTTTCAGGACAATTTTCTGTGTTTGGGTCTTTCATCCACACATAAAcagcctttatatggctctcaTTAGAATTCCATATACTCATAGTGTAGCAAATTAGCATTAGCTATATAAACCTTGATATCAGTTTGTCTATTTAAGCTGTATCTGTCTCTATCAAATAAACTGTAAATAATCAATCTTGTGTAACACATGTGGACAGAATTGAAATAATAAAAGCTGATAGAAAAATATCAGTTTAAAAAATATCTGGATACGTGTAAACGCGTGTAAAATAATTAAAGTCTGGTTATTTTCAAATGCCCACTTCTTAATTTACCTTTCTTTTCCACAGATCTTTTCCAAAAGGCTATTATTCAGAGTGGCACAGCTCTGTCAAGCTGGGCTGTGAACTACCAGCCGGCCAAATATACACGGATGCTGGCGGAGAAGGTTGGATGCAACATGGCGGACACAGTTGAGCTGGTTGAGTGCCTccaaaacaaaaactacaaGGAGCTCATCGAGCAGAGTGTCACTCCTGCTAAGTATCACATTGCCTTTGGGCCTGTTATTGACGGGGATGTGATCCCAGATGATCCACAGATCTTAATGGAGCAAGGGGAGTTCTTGAATTATGACATCATGCTGGGAGTGAATCAAGGAGAGGGCTTCAAGTTTGTGGATGGCGTTGTTGACAGTGAGGACGGCGTGCCTGGGAATGAGTTTGATTTCGCTGTGGTGGATTTTGTTGATCATTTGTATGGCTACCCAGAGGCCAAATATACTCTACGGGAAACCATCAAGTTCATGTACACAGATTGGGCTGACAAAGAGAACCCAGAGACGCGCAGGAAAACCCTGGTGGCGCTCTTCACTGACCACCAGTGGGTGGCGCCAGCGGTGGCTACAGCCGACCTGCACGCCCAGTATGGCTCACCCACCTACTTCTACGCCTTCTACCACCACTGCCAGAGCGACATGAAGCCTAGCTGGGCCGACTCAGCGCATGGAGATGAAGTTCCCTACGTGTTTGGGATCCCCATGATCGGCCCCACCGACCTCTTCAACTGCAACTTCTCCAAAAATGATGTCATGCTGAGTGCTGTGGTAATGACGTATTGGACTAATTTTGCCAAGACTGGGTAAGTGTGTTTTGATGTTtgattttttgtgattttacaTCAGCGAAGTTAATGCTTAGTCAGCTTTTCTATGCATTTCTAAAACGATTTTAAATTCTTAATGCAATCTTACATTATTCAGATGGTTTTAACAAGAGAAAATGTACTATATACCAGTGTTGCAATTATACAAATATGTTTCTTTCGATTGTAGAGATCCTAATCAGCCTGTGCCCCAGGACACAAAGTTCATCCACACCAAACCGAACCGTTTTGAAGAAGTGGCCTGGTCGAAGTACAACCCCAAGGACCAGCTGTATCTGCACATCGGACTGAAGCCACGCGTTCGAGATCACTACCGAGCCACTAAAGTTGCATTCTGGTTGGAACTTGTGCCACATCTACACAACATCAATGAACTCTTTCAGTACGTGTCCACCACGACCAAGATCCCTCCCCAGGACACCACTCCCTTCTCCTACACCAAGCGCCTGTCTGGGAAGCTGTGGCCCTC
The sequence above is a segment of the Alosa sapidissima isolate fAloSap1 chromosome 2, fAloSap1.pri, whole genome shotgun sequence genome. Coding sequences within it:
- the nlgn4xb gene encoding neuroligin 4 X-linked b, with amino-acid sequence MQQGTMSKPRESVWLPITLSLLGVMRNVSVFLWMAALALRFTVTHCQQAQFSVVTTNYGKLRGLKTPLPNEILGPVEQYLGIPYALPPTGERRFQAPEPPASWPGIRNATQFAPVCPQYLEDRFLLSDMLPVWFTANLDTVATYVQDQSEDCLYLNIYVPTEEDIHDENGLKPVMVYIHGGSYIEGTGNMIDGSILASYGNVIVVTINYRLGVLGFLSTGDQAAKGNYGLLDQIQALRWIKENIQAFNGDPKRVTIFGSGAGASCVSLLTLSHYSEDLFQKAIIQSGTALSSWAVNYQPAKYTRMLAEKVGCNMADTVELVECLQNKNYKELIEQSVTPAKYHIAFGPVIDGDVIPDDPQILMEQGEFLNYDIMLGVNQGEGFKFVDGVVDSEDGVPGNEFDFAVVDFVDHLYGYPEAKYTLRETIKFMYTDWADKENPETRRKTLVALFTDHQWVAPAVATADLHAQYGSPTYFYAFYHHCQSDMKPSWADSAHGDEVPYVFGIPMIGPTDLFNCNFSKNDVMLSAVVMTYWTNFAKTGDPNQPVPQDTKFIHTKPNRFEEVAWSKYNPKDQLYLHIGLKPRVRDHYRATKVAFWLELVPHLHNINELFQYVSTTTKIPPQDTTPFSYTKRLSGKLWPSTTRHPVTPNTNNKQVTDQQTPDKEETSVIIETRRDYSTELSVTIAVGASLLFLNILAFAALYYKKDKHRHESSRRLSPQRNLSNDIAHIQNEELMSLQMKQLEHEHECESLQAHDTLRLTCPPDYTLTLRRSPDDVPLMTPKTITMIPNSLAAMQPLHPYSPFNSQNNTSIPHGHSTTRV